CATAGAGCGGAGAAGTGACTTCGGAAGAAACGGGTTTGAATCCCGGTGCTAGATATTCTTGCAGGTATCGAAGTCCGAGTTCTGGATATTCTTGATACAGCAATCTGCATGCATCGAATATGCGTTGATCCAATGCCGATAGAACAGCCGGATTACCATCGACCGCATCACGCATCCGTGCACGAAGCTCGATGTATCGTTGCCAGTTGCCCACAGTATCCTGTGCCGAAATGGACCCTTGATCACGCACCCAGACTTCCGTCAAGACTCGACCCTCATCGCTAATGGGATGCGTGTCCTTCTGGAGCAATCGCAGCATCAATTCGGTCTCTTGAGAGCTTTCCATTGCCGTATTCCACCCACCTATCTCCAGCAGGCTTTCTTTTTTGAATAGATTGGAGCAGGTACAGCCCAAGTCGGTCTCTATGAGGTGTATCCACAGCTCGGACTTGAGTTGCGCATACACCTTTTCATTGAGCACCTTTCCTTCTACATCTACTCTGCGATAACTCCCGACCACCATATCTGCCGGACCGTTCTTCTGTAGACATTGCATCTGATGTTCGATCTTCTCAGGCATCAATCGGTCATCTGCGTCCAGAAATTGGATGTAGGCACCTCGAGCCATTTCCAGTCCGGCATTCCGAGCTGCCGGGGCTCCTTGGTTCTCCTGATGGATCAGTTTGAGCTCTGGAAAGCGGCCCGCTAGTTCTTGAAGCACTTGCCAGGTAGCATCTGTACTCCCATCATCCACGCAGATGACCTCGGTCGATGGATAGGTCTGCTCTACAGCGCTGCGTACGCATCTCTCCAGGAAATCGGCTGCATTATAACAGGGAATGATGATACTGACGAGTTCCGACATCGCCTACGAATGTACAGGCATCAAGCGGTCGCTCCACCGCAGCTACTCCCGGCACCGGCTGTGCAGCCATAGCAATGTTGATTGACCAGGATCGGCCGAGTATTGAGCGCTGCGATATCGAATTCGCTGACGTGCTGGCCTTTACTCGCCACCTTCATCTCGAGCATCTGATTGAAATCGCAATCATAGAGATAGCCATCCCAACCTACAGAGATCGTATTTCGACACATCACCCCGAGTGCGGCTGTAGGATTGAATGCATTGGCCAGTTCCTGCATGTATTGCTCGTAGTTCCCACTGGCCACCAGATATTCCAAGAATCGAGAGACCGGCAGATTGGTGATCGCATAGAGCTCATGGAACTCGATACCCCAGCCGTCCATGAGTTTGATCTTGAATTCAGCTTCCAGATCGGCCTGATCGCCCGGTAGGAAGGCCCCGCTGGGATTGAAGACCAGATTGAGTTTGAACCCACTCCCGGGCTTACCGTATCCGACTTCATTGAGCATCTTCAAGGCCCGTATCGATTTCTCGAATACGCCTTCTCCCCGCTGTGCATCCGTCCTGCGCGCAGCAAAATAAGGTAAGGATGAAACCACCTCTACCTGATGCCTCTTGAAGAACTCGGGTAGATCATGGTATTTCTTATGCGCTACGATGATGGTCAGATTGCAACGTACCATCACGTGTTTTCCCATGGCACGCAGTTGCTCTACGAACCAGCGGAAATCGGGGTTCATCTCAGGTGCTCCACCGGTCAGGTCTACTGTTGAGATATCGGTATCTCGTATCGCATCCAGACAGGCCTGCATGGTCTCGCGTGTCATGATCTCCTTTCGATCGGGTCCA
The DNA window shown above is from Flavobacteriales bacterium and carries:
- a CDS encoding glycosyltransferase family 2 protein; its protein translation is MSELVSIIIPCYNAADFLERCVRSAVEQTYPSTEVICVDDGSTDATWQVLQELAGRFPELKLIHQENQGAPAARNAGLEMARGAYIQFLDADDRLMPEKIEHQMQCLQKNGPADMVVGSYRRVDVEGKVLNEKVYAQLKSELWIHLIETDLGCTCSNLFKKESLLEIGGWNTAMESSQETELMLRLLQKDTHPISDEGRVLTEVWVRDQGSISAQDTVGNWQRYIELRARMRDAVDGNPAVLSALDQRIFDACRLLYQEYPELGLRYLQEYLAPGFKPVSSEVTSPLYVKLYRLFGFKGAERIRRLLGR
- a CDS encoding radical SAM/Cys-rich domain protein yields the protein MTVLKKAKKTSLKYRAHELASVDVQHKILSDHDAVGISSFASRLHDLGHPVLHATGVEIFQVNVGKMCNQVCKHCHVDAGPDRKEIMTRETMQACLDAIRDTDISTVDLTGGAPEMNPDFRWFVEQLRAMGKHVMVRCNLTIIVAHKKYHDLPEFFKRHQVEVVSSLPYFAARRTDAQRGEGVFEKSIRALKMLNEVGYGKPGSGFKLNLVFNPSGAFLPGDQADLEAEFKIKLMDGWGIEFHELYAITNLPVSRFLEYLVASGNYEQYMQELANAFNPTAALGVMCRNTISVGWDGYLYDCDFNQMLEMKVASKGQHVSEFDIAALNTRPILVNQHCYGCTAGAGSSCGGATA